A stretch of Candidatus Alcyoniella australis DNA encodes these proteins:
- a CDS encoding 16S rRNA (uracil(1498)-N(3))-methyltransferase, with protein MRRFYLPQIEVVDGKVKITGREHWHMSRVLRLKPGDPLVLFDGSGTDYVCSIENVNVKQTMCSVASRSESTVEPSIAVDLYVGLLKGTKMDQVVQKATELGASAVYPFTSSFTTARLSVERGVQRVERWSRIATEAAKQCGRSQVPRIAAPQNFAEAIRQGSQASLAVIFYEHHRGMSAKQVLRRMGSPSRVAIFVGSEGGFSDDEVKLAKQARVLAVGLGARTLRAETAALAALALVQYELGDLSGSPPVS; from the coding sequence ATGCGCCGATTTTATCTTCCCCAGATCGAGGTGGTCGACGGCAAGGTCAAGATCACCGGCCGCGAGCACTGGCACATGAGTCGCGTGTTGCGTCTCAAGCCGGGCGACCCGCTGGTGCTGTTCGACGGCTCGGGTACCGACTACGTCTGCTCGATCGAGAACGTCAACGTTAAGCAGACCATGTGCAGCGTGGCCTCGCGATCCGAGAGCACGGTCGAGCCCTCGATCGCCGTGGACCTCTACGTGGGATTGCTCAAGGGAACCAAGATGGATCAGGTCGTGCAAAAGGCGACCGAGCTCGGCGCGTCCGCGGTCTATCCGTTCACCAGCAGCTTCACCACCGCGCGGCTCAGCGTTGAGCGCGGCGTCCAGCGCGTGGAGCGCTGGTCCAGAATCGCGACCGAGGCGGCCAAGCAGTGCGGGCGCTCCCAGGTGCCGCGCATCGCAGCGCCGCAGAATTTCGCCGAGGCGATCCGCCAAGGATCGCAGGCCTCGCTGGCCGTGATCTTTTACGAACATCACCGCGGGATGAGCGCCAAGCAGGTCCTGCGGCGTATGGGCAGCCCCAGCCGCGTAGCGATCTTCGTCGGCTCCGAAGGCGGATTCTCGGACGACGAGGTCAAGCTCGCCAAACAGGCGCGGGTGCTCGCCGTGGGGCTCGGCGCGCGCACCCTGCGGGCCGAAACCGCGGCCCTGGCCGCCCTGGCATTGGTGCAGTACGAACTGGGCGACCTCTCCGGCTCGCCCCCCGTATCCTGA
- the glgA gene encoding glycogen synthase GlgA, producing MAKRRLRILIACSEVAPFSKTGGLGDVCNALPKALVELGHEVRVISPLYRMVRQSGFGLVRAAQDIEISQDDRIEMGHVRLAEDFTDFMAVFVENDRYYDRDGIYGTPQGDHPDNAARFAFFAKMVLEYCREFDYIPDVIHCHDWPTGLIPALLTYASALDSRCRHISSVFTIHNLGYQGLFPYENLELFGLPPETWQIDGVEYHGKLSLLKAGIVYSQMITTVSRRYAKEIQSEELGMGMDGILRKHGDALRGIVNGVDYDQWSPNHDPYIASNYTRSKTVGKKRCKADLLDEFGLPQRLTARPLIGMVTRLAEQKGCDILAEAIDELVKLDLGLVVLGKGEEQYNRLFAKLAKRHPDHVGVRIAFDEAVAHKIEAGSDYFLMPSRYEPCGLNQLYSMRYGTIPIVRATGGLDDTVREYDPQTGRGTGFKFEEYSAQALVEAVRRATGFYRKRVHFRKLIDNAMAADFSWKRSAKRYEEVYRQALADRHF from the coding sequence ATGGCCAAGAGAAGGCTGAGGATATTGATCGCCTGTAGCGAGGTCGCGCCGTTTTCCAAAACCGGCGGCCTGGGCGACGTATGCAACGCGCTGCCCAAGGCGCTGGTCGAACTCGGGCACGAGGTGCGCGTGATCTCGCCGCTGTATCGGATGGTGCGCCAAAGCGGCTTCGGACTGGTGCGCGCGGCCCAGGATATCGAGATCAGCCAGGACGATCGGATCGAGATGGGGCACGTGCGGCTGGCCGAGGACTTCACCGACTTCATGGCGGTGTTCGTGGAGAACGACCGCTACTACGACCGCGACGGGATCTACGGTACGCCCCAGGGCGACCATCCGGACAACGCGGCGCGCTTCGCATTTTTCGCCAAGATGGTGCTCGAGTACTGCCGCGAGTTCGACTACATCCCCGACGTGATCCACTGCCACGACTGGCCCACCGGCCTGATCCCGGCGCTGCTGACCTACGCGTCGGCGCTTGATTCGCGCTGCCGCCATATCTCCTCGGTGTTCACGATCCACAACCTGGGCTACCAGGGATTGTTCCCTTACGAGAACCTCGAGCTGTTCGGACTGCCGCCGGAGACCTGGCAGATCGACGGCGTGGAGTACCACGGCAAACTCAGCCTACTCAAGGCGGGCATTGTCTATAGCCAAATGATCACCACGGTCAGCCGACGCTACGCCAAGGAGATCCAGAGCGAAGAGCTGGGCATGGGAATGGACGGCATTCTGCGCAAGCACGGCGACGCGCTGCGCGGGATTGTCAACGGCGTGGATTACGACCAATGGTCGCCCAACCACGACCCGTACATCGCCTCGAACTACACGCGCTCCAAGACCGTGGGCAAAAAGCGTTGCAAGGCCGATCTGCTCGACGAGTTCGGTCTGCCCCAGCGACTGACTGCGCGGCCTCTGATCGGCATGGTCACGCGCCTGGCCGAGCAAAAGGGTTGCGACATTTTGGCCGAGGCAATCGACGAGCTGGTCAAGCTCGACCTGGGCCTGGTGGTGCTGGGCAAGGGCGAGGAGCAGTACAACCGGCTGTTCGCCAAGCTTGCCAAGCGTCATCCCGACCACGTGGGCGTGCGCATCGCATTTGATGAAGCGGTGGCGCACAAGATCGAGGCCGGATCCGACTACTTCCTGATGCCCAGCCGATACGAACCCTGCGGCCTTAACCAGCTTTACAGTATGCGTTACGGCACGATCCCAATCGTACGCGCCACCGGCGGACTGGACGACACGGTGCGCGAGTACGACCCGCAAACCGGACGCGGCACTGGGTTCAAGTTCGAGGAGTATTCAGCCCAGGCGTTGGTCGAGGCGGTAAGGCGCGCCACGGGCTTTTATCGCAAGCGCGTCCACTTCAGGAAGCTGATCGACAACGCGATGGCCGCGGACTTCTCCTGGAAGCGCTCAGCCAAACGCTACGAAGAGGTCTATCGCCAGGCCCTGGCCGACCGGCATTTCTAG
- a CDS encoding CoA-transferase, translating into MSTDYKPSELLICLASRLMEDGSTAFIGTGVPMLAASLAQKTHAPSLVPVFEFGGTGAQLDKLPLAVGDMRTFHRAVAASGICDIMETSQRGFIEYGFLGGAQIDPYGNLNTTVIGPDHAHPKVRLPGSGGANDVASLCWRIIAIMRHDKHRFVERVDFNTSPGYIDGPGARERAGLPRGTGPYRVVTSLGVMGYDEATCRMKLLALNPGVTVEQVLDNTGFDLPVADELQVNPPPTDHELQLLREQIDPDGLYR; encoded by the coding sequence ATGAGCACCGATTACAAACCCAGCGAGCTGCTGATCTGTCTGGCCTCGCGCCTGATGGAGGACGGCTCCACCGCGTTCATCGGCACCGGCGTGCCGATGCTCGCCGCGTCGCTGGCGCAGAAGACCCACGCGCCGAGCCTGGTGCCGGTGTTCGAGTTCGGCGGCACCGGCGCGCAGCTCGACAAACTGCCGCTGGCAGTGGGCGACATGCGCACCTTCCACCGCGCAGTGGCCGCCTCGGGAATCTGCGACATCATGGAAACCAGCCAGCGCGGATTTATCGAATACGGCTTTCTCGGCGGCGCGCAGATCGACCCCTACGGCAACCTCAACACCACGGTGATCGGTCCGGACCACGCCCATCCCAAGGTGCGCCTGCCCGGGTCGGGCGGAGCCAACGACGTGGCCAGCCTCTGCTGGCGAATCATCGCCATCATGCGTCACGACAAGCACCGCTTCGTCGAGAGGGTCGACTTCAACACCTCGCCCGGATATATCGACGGCCCCGGAGCGCGCGAGCGCGCGGGACTGCCGCGCGGCACCGGACCCTATCGCGTGGTAACCAGCTTGGGAGTGATGGGCTACGACGAAGCGACCTGCCGCATGAAGCTGCTGGCGCTCAATCCCGGAGTGACCGTCGAGCAGGTGCTGGACAACACCGGGTTCGACCTGCCCGTGGCCGACGAGCTACAGGTCAATCCGCCGCCCACCGACCACGAGCTGCAACTGCTGCGCGAGCAGATCGATCCCGACGGGCTCTACCGCTAG
- a CDS encoding CoA-transferase, translating into MSSNKSSVPIVARGEAPLLQPIDIDGMRDHFRAKSKALVDKRMTEEQAIERFVHSGDYLGIELYGTVRCPMSLTRALVRSSVEGLRMAGQGVHEADLLIASGKFEAIDVTYIGQEVYGVSSVLRRAVESGQIKRVVEWSNGAISWRFKAAAMGVPFIPARVMLGSDTFKYSAAQAIQCPFTGQTICLLPALFLDVGMIHVSRADKYGNCQIDGVSGFAGEMARASKRLLISAEQIVDEDQIRERPDRTLIPYYMVDAVVEAPFGSWPGEMAGAYERDEEHYRMFVKATKSAEATQDYMRQWVYGLPDHAALLEKVGTQRLEALRIDRGDAS; encoded by the coding sequence GTGAGCTCAAATAAGAGTTCAGTGCCGATAGTCGCACGGGGCGAGGCGCCGCTGCTGCAGCCGATCGATATCGACGGCATGCGCGATCATTTCCGCGCCAAGTCCAAGGCGCTGGTCGATAAGCGGATGACCGAGGAGCAGGCCATCGAGCGCTTCGTGCATAGCGGCGACTACCTGGGCATCGAGCTCTACGGCACGGTGCGCTGCCCGATGTCGCTAACCCGCGCGTTGGTGCGATCAAGCGTCGAGGGTCTGCGCATGGCCGGCCAAGGCGTGCACGAGGCCGACCTGCTGATCGCCAGCGGCAAGTTCGAGGCGATCGACGTGACCTACATCGGCCAGGAGGTCTACGGCGTGTCCAGCGTGCTGCGCCGCGCCGTGGAGTCCGGCCAGATCAAGCGCGTGGTCGAGTGGAGCAACGGCGCCATCAGCTGGCGCTTCAAGGCCGCGGCCATGGGCGTGCCGTTCATCCCGGCACGGGTAATGCTCGGCTCGGACACCTTCAAGTATTCGGCGGCCCAGGCAATCCAGTGCCCGTTCACCGGCCAGACGATCTGCCTACTGCCCGCGCTGTTTCTGGACGTGGGAATGATCCACGTCAGCCGCGCGGACAAGTACGGCAACTGCCAGATCGACGGAGTCAGCGGCTTCGCCGGTGAGATGGCGCGCGCCTCCAAACGCCTGCTGATCAGCGCCGAGCAGATCGTGGACGAGGACCAGATCCGCGAGCGGCCCGACCGCACCCTGATCCCCTATTACATGGTCGACGCCGTGGTCGAAGCGCCCTTCGGCTCGTGGCCCGGCGAGATGGCCGGCGCATACGAACGCGACGAGGAGCACTATCGAATGTTCGTCAAGGCCACTAAAAGCGCCGAGGCCACCCAGGACTACATGCGCCAATGGGTCTACGGCCTGCCCGATCACGCCGCGCTGCTCGAAAAGGTCGGCACGCAACGGCTCGAAGCGCTGCGCATCGACCGCGGAGATGCGTCATGA
- a CDS encoding phosphoribosylaminoimidazolesuccinocarboxamide synthase: MAKSKLIYSGSVKDLYLVKPPTQSGPGVLRFAYTDDFSVFDYGKMPDAIPGKGAAMATLSGWLFEQVARPALWRKALKEGLLERVRDRALRERLARGAALKRLKRDGMNTHYRGMVDTDGRVVQTRELSRPSALMEVEAVNIVRPRSMDLGGGRIYNYNAIYEGLDNFLVPLEVVFRFGVPRGSSLLDRLADNPEYVADLGLKRVPLEGATLRRPLIELFSKLEPADRFLNSETALNFSGLSNVEFVELIDTALLLALLLTGLFSTAGFKLWDGKFEFIKSGALKLGDAITPDELRLTTRGVQISKEPLRQWYKRFDPQFLQAMSKAKTLSRKVDKSLAAICSDELGTVPQRLSQEALEAVAAMYLGVGEALCGPRLFEPRMPLKKVLSTFKRLKIA, encoded by the coding sequence ATGGCCAAGAGCAAGCTGATCTACAGCGGATCGGTAAAAGATCTGTACCTGGTGAAACCGCCCACGCAAAGCGGTCCGGGAGTGCTGCGTTTCGCCTATACCGACGACTTCAGCGTCTTTGATTACGGCAAGATGCCCGACGCGATTCCGGGCAAGGGCGCGGCGATGGCCACGCTCAGCGGCTGGCTGTTCGAGCAGGTGGCCCGGCCTGCGCTGTGGCGCAAGGCGCTCAAGGAAGGGCTACTCGAACGCGTGCGCGACCGCGCGTTGCGCGAGCGGCTGGCCCGCGGCGCGGCCCTGAAGCGCCTCAAGCGCGATGGCATGAATACGCACTACCGCGGGATGGTCGACACCGACGGCCGCGTGGTGCAGACCCGCGAGCTTTCACGACCCAGCGCGCTGATGGAAGTCGAGGCGGTCAACATCGTGCGCCCGCGCAGCATGGATTTAGGCGGAGGTCGGATCTACAACTACAACGCGATTTACGAGGGCCTGGATAACTTCCTCGTGCCGCTGGAGGTGGTCTTCCGTTTCGGCGTGCCGCGCGGATCGAGCCTGCTGGACCGACTGGCGGACAACCCGGAATACGTGGCCGATCTGGGACTCAAGCGCGTGCCGCTCGAGGGCGCGACCCTGCGGCGGCCGCTGATCGAGCTGTTTTCCAAGCTCGAGCCCGCGGACCGTTTCCTAAACAGCGAGACCGCGCTGAACTTCAGCGGCCTGTCCAACGTCGAGTTCGTCGAGTTGATCGACACGGCCCTGTTGCTGGCGCTGCTGCTCACGGGGCTGTTCAGTACGGCGGGCTTCAAACTGTGGGACGGCAAGTTCGAGTTCATCAAGTCCGGTGCGCTTAAGCTCGGCGACGCGATTACCCCCGACGAGCTGCGGCTGACCACGCGCGGAGTGCAGATCAGCAAGGAGCCGTTGCGCCAGTGGTACAAGCGCTTTGACCCGCAGTTCCTCCAGGCGATGTCCAAGGCCAAGACGCTCTCGCGCAAGGTCGATAAGTCGTTGGCCGCGATCTGCTCCGACGAGCTGGGGACCGTGCCGCAACGCTTGTCCCAAGAGGCGCTGGAGGCGGTCGCGGCGATGTACCTGGGCGTGGGTGAGGCGCTGTGCGGCCCCAGGCTGTTCGAACCGAGGATGCCGCTGAAAAAGGTGCTGAGCACGTTCAAGCGCCTCAAAATCGCATAG
- a CDS encoding DUF1285 domain-containing protein — protein MDELNGPTVQSIKIDGQGDLYHEGVKITHARTIELFLRSLRRLPDGGYVIEVGNESAPVDVEDVPLLITSFGLEHGRPLCITNDGLRDELRPDSLWIGPQGALYGVLADRGLAARFVRSAHVQAAQHVQPDRNAPQRFVICIGEREYPIRLGPAEDGG, from the coding sequence GTGGACGAGCTGAACGGCCCGACCGTCCAATCGATCAAGATCGATGGCCAAGGCGACCTGTACCACGAGGGCGTCAAGATTACCCACGCCCGCACCATCGAGCTTTTTCTGCGCAGCCTGCGGCGTTTGCCCGACGGCGGATACGTGATCGAGGTCGGCAACGAGTCGGCGCCGGTCGACGTTGAGGACGTGCCGCTGCTGATCACCAGCTTCGGCCTCGAGCACGGCCGGCCGCTGTGCATCACCAACGACGGGCTGCGCGACGAGCTGCGGCCCGATTCGCTGTGGATCGGGCCCCAGGGCGCGCTCTACGGCGTGCTTGCTGACCGCGGACTGGCCGCGCGCTTCGTGCGTTCGGCCCACGTGCAGGCGGCGCAGCACGTACAGCCCGACCGCAACGCCCCGCAACGTTTCGTGATCTGCATCGGCGAACGGGAATATCCGATCCGGCTCGGGCCTGCGGAAGATGGCGGGTGA
- a CDS encoding glycosyltransferase family 39 protein, which produces MAGDSRSTRLSRGRLAALIALVCVSLALRLWAGLHNPIDLHELKLAMGVHQLLSEHTLSLTGVRVHESPLSGGPLIFIYLALASALCPTFYGSMLATLIISALAVLGVYAAARRFLGAQGGLWAAAIYALGPLYFLTSHELDNNRVAVPFLILAAWTQSALLARSNARSLRLGHLALWALSWLILLQINFTPILVLPAFALPVLLAWPRRRWPILVGVLIAAGLAMAGLLYAFSFTTGVEVPRRLGQLAVVQIGRTGVADALAALWATNRLMGNQLLPSLLLALALALSAIPRLWRAQGGRGLALFDLWIGLWLLCGHLGVVAFEPRLMVHYLAVTYPAQALLVVRLFQVARPRLASLLMGSGAPRVRAQRTASAGLAAVLGVHCFALLLGFHLLGHLDFLQRTQRDDPQLADALELVDVRTLQGLADELGRAGAVTGIDGSCVHGAQLDLLHLYLPQLSPWMPPVADACRKPLTVLGPSLRQAAQDHVLARVRGFTLIERDTVFDLGAAGLELAQVRSAPELELVNRLIVPLPRLHTPLTLHTPQRNFHRINLPLDPDAAPFSRVGVVLCFDSNASPRVSLRVGDARAALTGLDRRTTLVDDRRTIDVWWFDVGRAWKDQPRNALLEVHFRPKDEQSTESIDYLIDLVEVP; this is translated from the coding sequence ATGGCGGGTGACTCGCGTAGCACGCGCCTGAGCCGCGGCCGCCTGGCCGCGCTGATCGCCCTGGTCTGCGTCTCGCTGGCCCTGCGGCTGTGGGCCGGGCTGCACAACCCCATCGATTTGCACGAGCTCAAGCTGGCCATGGGCGTGCATCAGCTGCTCAGCGAACACACGCTGTCGCTCACCGGCGTGCGCGTACACGAATCGCCGCTCTCCGGCGGCCCGCTGATCTTTATCTACCTCGCCTTGGCCTCGGCGCTGTGTCCGACGTTCTACGGTTCGATGTTGGCCACGCTGATCATCTCGGCCCTGGCCGTACTCGGCGTGTACGCCGCAGCGCGGCGCTTTCTGGGCGCGCAAGGCGGGCTGTGGGCCGCGGCGATCTACGCCTTGGGGCCGCTGTATTTTCTGACGAGCCACGAGCTGGACAACAACCGCGTGGCAGTGCCGTTCCTGATCCTCGCGGCCTGGACCCAGTCCGCGCTGCTGGCGCGCAGCAACGCACGCTCGCTACGGTTGGGACATCTGGCGCTGTGGGCGCTGAGCTGGCTTATATTGCTGCAGATCAACTTCACGCCGATTCTGGTGCTGCCGGCATTTGCGCTGCCGGTGCTGCTGGCTTGGCCGCGCCGCCGTTGGCCGATATTGGTCGGAGTGTTGATCGCCGCCGGACTGGCGATGGCCGGGTTGCTCTACGCCTTCTCGTTCACCACCGGTGTGGAGGTTCCGCGGCGGCTGGGGCAGCTTGCGGTCGTTCAGATCGGCCGCACGGGCGTGGCCGACGCGTTGGCCGCGTTGTGGGCCACCAACCGGCTGATGGGCAATCAGCTGCTGCCCAGCCTGCTGCTGGCGCTGGCGCTGGCGCTAAGCGCAATTCCAAGGCTGTGGCGCGCGCAGGGCGGGCGCGGATTGGCGCTGTTCGACCTCTGGATCGGGCTGTGGCTGCTGTGCGGACACCTGGGTGTGGTGGCGTTCGAGCCGCGGCTGATGGTGCACTATCTGGCCGTGACCTATCCGGCCCAGGCGCTGCTTGTGGTGCGGCTGTTCCAGGTGGCGCGGCCGCGACTGGCCAGCCTGCTGATGGGCTCTGGCGCGCCGCGCGTGCGCGCGCAACGCACCGCCAGCGCAGGCCTGGCCGCTGTGCTCGGCGTTCATTGCTTCGCGCTGCTGCTGGGTTTCCACCTGCTGGGGCATCTGGACTTTCTGCAACGCACACAGCGCGACGACCCACAGCTGGCCGACGCGTTGGAGCTGGTGGATGTGCGTACGCTGCAAGGGCTGGCGGACGAGCTGGGCCGGGCCGGGGCTGTGACCGGTATCGACGGTTCGTGCGTACACGGCGCGCAGCTCGATTTGCTGCACCTCTACTTGCCGCAGCTCAGTCCCTGGATGCCGCCGGTGGCCGACGCCTGCCGCAAGCCGCTGACCGTGCTTGGACCCTCGTTGCGCCAAGCTGCGCAGGACCACGTGCTCGCGCGGGTGCGCGGTTTTACATTGATCGAGCGCGACACGGTTTTCGACCTGGGCGCGGCCGGTCTGGAGCTGGCCCAAGTGCGGTCCGCGCCCGAGCTGGAGCTGGTCAACAGGCTGATCGTGCCGCTGCCGCGGCTGCACACGCCGCTGACCCTGCACACACCGCAACGCAACTTCCATCGCATCAACCTGCCGCTTGATCCCGACGCTGCGCCTTTCTCGCGCGTGGGCGTGGTGCTCTGCTTTGATTCCAACGCCTCGCCGCGGGTCAGCCTGAGGGTGGGCGATGCGCGCGCCGCACTCACGGGCCTGGATCGTCGCACGACCCTGGTCGACGACCGGCGCACCATCGATGTCTGGTGGTTCGACGTGGGTCGCGCCTGGAAAGATCAGCCCCGCAACGCGCTGCTCGAGGTGCATTTCAGGCCCAAGGACGAGCAGTCGACCGAGTCGATCGACTACCTGATCGACCTGGTCGAGGTGCCGTAA
- a CDS encoding XRE family transcriptional regulator — MRGRSTPGFIGERLRQIRLARDVTVYSLAGMAGISPQSIYAYESGRSTPTENNLSTLTAILRIPREFFFNPIDDDSKRTIFFRSMTAATQRARERASTFADWSQEVVDYLEMHLDFPPNRFPVFDVPADPFRISFADIEELANKTREAWGLGDGPIGNVVQAIEAMGGIVVKIPLLSDRLDALSVVRPDRPRPILILGAEKTSAVRLRFDACHEKGHWILHRNVPLQKQKEKRYFDLMEKQAHRFAAAFMIPAKAFVDEFVFADLDLFRSMKSRWKCSIAMMIIRSRDLGLIDADRATVLWRNLARRKWKKKEPLDDELPPEKPNILRQGIEMLIEEGIQSRDSIVSSIGLGDSIIEEIAGLPYGSLSKTQGQVSLLRPKMMQKQIRADGENNENGGQVIRFPK, encoded by the coding sequence TTGCGTGGTCGCTCGACACCGGGGTTTATCGGCGAACGGTTGCGCCAAATTCGTCTTGCTCGCGATGTGACCGTATATTCTCTTGCGGGGATGGCGGGTATTTCACCGCAATCGATTTACGCATACGAGAGTGGACGTAGCACACCTACTGAAAACAACCTATCTACTCTGACGGCGATTCTGCGTATTCCTAGAGAATTTTTTTTCAATCCCATCGACGACGATTCGAAGCGAACGATCTTCTTTCGTTCGATGACCGCTGCTACGCAACGAGCGAGAGAACGGGCTTCGACATTCGCTGACTGGTCTCAAGAAGTCGTTGACTATCTTGAGATGCACTTGGACTTTCCGCCCAATCGATTTCCCGTATTCGACGTACCAGCCGATCCATTTCGAATCAGCTTTGCCGACATTGAAGAGTTGGCTAATAAGACAAGAGAGGCTTGGGGCCTTGGAGATGGGCCGATTGGAAATGTCGTACAAGCAATCGAAGCGATGGGCGGAATCGTCGTGAAAATCCCGCTCCTTTCCGATCGTCTGGACGCTCTTTCAGTTGTTAGACCAGACCGGCCTCGACCTATTCTTATTCTCGGAGCCGAAAAGACGTCCGCCGTTCGGTTGAGGTTTGATGCATGTCACGAAAAAGGCCATTGGATCTTGCATCGGAATGTGCCGCTTCAGAAACAGAAAGAGAAGCGCTACTTTGATTTGATGGAAAAACAGGCTCACCGCTTTGCCGCGGCGTTTATGATCCCTGCAAAAGCGTTTGTGGATGAATTCGTGTTTGCAGACCTAGACCTATTCCGTTCGATGAAAAGCCGCTGGAAGTGCTCTATTGCCATGATGATTATTCGTTCGCGAGACTTGGGCCTGATTGACGCGGATCGAGCAACTGTTCTCTGGAGAAACTTAGCGCGCCGGAAATGGAAGAAAAAAGAACCGCTAGATGACGAACTGCCGCCAGAGAAACCAAATATTCTGCGGCAGGGAATTGAAATGCTGATCGAAGAAGGCATCCAGAGTAGAGATTCCATCGTATCTTCGATCGGGTTAGGCGATTCTATTATTGAGGAAATCGCTGGTCTGCCATATGGATCGCTTTCGAAAACTCAGGGTCAGGTTTCTCTATTGCGCCCGAAGATGATGCAAAAACAAATCCGTGCGGATGGGGAAAACAACGAAAACGGGGGGCAAGTAATTAGATTCCCGAAATAG